A region of Pyxidicoccus parkwaysis DNA encodes the following proteins:
- the atpF gene encoding F0F1 ATP synthase subunit B, translating into MFLPSVLAASSFVSVQPGLIFWTLVTFVIVFFVLRWKAWGPILQLVQEREKQIASAIESAKRERAEAEKLLADQKTAIAEARRQAAEDTRRIQAEMEKFREELMAKSRKEAEDLKLSARREIEEQKTKAIAEVRAMAVDLSIEVASKLISERMDDSKHRALADQFVQGLPLSGTGAVRRSA; encoded by the coding sequence ATGTTCCTGCCCTCCGTCCTCGCCGCCAGCAGCTTCGTGTCGGTTCAGCCGGGTCTCATCTTCTGGACCCTGGTCACCTTCGTCATCGTCTTCTTCGTTCTGCGCTGGAAGGCCTGGGGCCCCATCCTGCAGCTGGTGCAGGAGCGCGAGAAGCAGATTGCCAGCGCCATCGAGAGCGCCAAGCGTGAGCGCGCCGAGGCGGAGAAGCTGCTCGCCGACCAGAAGACGGCCATCGCCGAGGCGCGCCGCCAGGCCGCCGAGGACACCCGCCGCATCCAGGCGGAGATGGAGAAGTTCCGCGAGGAGCTGATGGCCAAGAGCCGCAAGGAGGCCGAGGACCTCAAGCTCTCCGCCCGCCGCGAGATTGAGGAGCAGAAGACGAAGGCCATCGCCGAGGTCCGCGCCATGGCGGTGGACCTGTCCATCGAGGTGGCGAGCAAGCTCATCAGCGAGCGCATGGACGACAGCAAGCACCGCGCGCTGGCCGACCAGTTCGTGCAGGGCCTGCCGCTGAGCGGCACCGGCGCCGTGCGTCGCAGCGCCTAG
- the atpB gene encoding F0F1 ATP synthase subunit A → MRKAMVLIASLFAAAAWASPEHGEHAAVEEHGAPAGEHGAAAGEHDENVPEYIIHHVSDSREMEFEVPLGKPIHLGTLPSWTLGNCTPKMTDHGEVVPGITEGCLDISLTKHTVMMFVAAGLLLITLLIWSNSDKTKLVPRGTGANLIEMLVLFVRDELAIKNIGKEEGPRYTPYLLTAFFFILFMNLLGLVPWMSTATGNIAVTASLALCTFIVTQVAGIRAAGLGGYLKHLTGGVAWWLWPIMIPVEVLGLFTKPFALTMRLFANMLAGHIVLFFLLGLIFILGHPGVAAVSVPFAFAIYLLELFVAFVQAYVFTMLSALFIGMSVAMGHHGHDDHGHEGGHSHDHGAAHH, encoded by the coding sequence ATGCGCAAGGCAATGGTGCTGATCGCCAGTCTGTTCGCGGCCGCGGCCTGGGCCTCGCCGGAGCACGGCGAGCATGCCGCGGTGGAAGAGCACGGCGCCCCCGCCGGTGAGCACGGTGCCGCCGCGGGTGAGCACGACGAGAACGTGCCGGAGTACATCATCCACCACGTCTCCGACTCGCGAGAGATGGAGTTCGAGGTCCCCCTGGGCAAGCCCATCCACCTGGGCACCCTGCCGTCGTGGACCCTCGGCAACTGCACCCCGAAGATGACGGACCACGGCGAGGTCGTGCCGGGCATCACCGAGGGCTGCCTGGACATCTCCCTCACCAAGCACACGGTGATGATGTTCGTCGCCGCGGGCCTGCTGCTCATCACGCTGCTCATCTGGAGCAACAGCGACAAGACGAAGCTGGTGCCGCGCGGCACGGGCGCCAACCTCATCGAGATGCTGGTGCTCTTCGTGCGCGACGAGCTGGCCATCAAGAACATCGGCAAGGAGGAGGGCCCGCGCTACACGCCGTACCTCCTGACGGCGTTCTTCTTCATCCTCTTCATGAACCTCCTGGGCCTGGTGCCCTGGATGTCCACGGCCACCGGCAACATCGCCGTCACGGCGTCCCTGGCGCTGTGCACCTTCATCGTCACCCAGGTTGCCGGCATCCGCGCGGCGGGCCTCGGCGGCTACCTGAAGCACCTGACGGGCGGCGTGGCCTGGTGGCTGTGGCCCATCATGATTCCCGTCGAGGTGCTGGGCCTGTTCACCAAGCCCTTCGCCCTCACGATGCGTCTGTTCGCCAACATGCTGGCGGGCCACATCGTCCTCTTCTTCCTCCTGGGCCTCATCTTCATCCTCGGCCACCCCGGGGTTGCCGCGGTGAGCGTGCCCTTCGCCTTCGCCATCTACCTGCTGGAGCTGTTCGTGGCCTTCGTGCAGGCGTACGTCTTCACGATGCTGTCCGCGCTCTTCATCGGCATGAGCGTCGCCATGGGCCACCACGGCCATGACGACCACGGCCACGAGGGCGGCCACAGCCACGACCACGGCGCGGCCCACCACTGA
- a CDS encoding WD40/YVTN/BNR-like repeat-containing protein → MHKRRRVVVSMAVGAGVLALAAPTSVRAYRVWAEEQRRLRFEDFMQQPGEDAPPQLKADVEEELFEDGDYHEEEIDDAFARWMAHKAQWGIPTKQDSDTLLAEARAEAARWPDRMPRAPGQKSLAQSANAWVNLGPTDAFFQFNGTRYTQVDSGRLTNIAVDPRNQNVAYVSTSGGGVWKTFDLFSPDPTWHPLTETLGNLAVGDMDMDPRNPDTLYLGLGDFVDLVGGQVVKTTNGGASWEAPVSLSGTYPVGSGGLTVRPLRIRALKVDPNAPNIILVGTEAGLYRSTDSGASFQLLDLPNVGTQTPDTVWTIAYTGQVGGVSRWALSGTAYASPTAAAPTASTAVQGDIWVSTDAGLTWSSRMAANALPDNNTTSGATLPDISRVALAAGTPPADPSHTVLFALTGRRTSTLAGGGIWRSTDAGNTWQDVSGDGKGEGSPRNPTFASSSARCISVNVHGAQAYYNATIAVDPGDNNRVILGGTYCGLRTINGMDGQPTWELVSHWLPTSTTNATTDEGVLPYVHADWHVTQVLRTPTGYMVMVGSDGGLFTSTDVFSPGKINQETVHWRFPNRGLVTHLMYNVASGDPATGNPFVAFAGLQDNGTRMRDSAGSSTTFNQVIGGDGIGVAASRVGEDSMYWGSVQNSSTRWCDPDTAGNNGCNLGVGNVWRTLAPPIGAAAGGCAGDGVTFLTKVRAINTGNKPAAIQGTTFGVFRLVGTPSGTDVRQWQHLGACITSNQVRALGVSATVDGLYGVAASGGRFRIMSDCTLDTPAAQCTWTQTNLMAVDVNGNGTIETNEVPTFTSSVDFPPNHTGITPGDMFVGASVAPAGTLLPGVGRVFLTRNRGSTWQNITGDLPDVPVQVVRFDPSDDTNQTLFAGTDLGVYRTTNQGATWERYGVGLPLVRVMDMYIGRTGGLLRIATFGRGMWEIYPSATAERGVAGNGDFDRNGQLDFVDLLATASRLGTTLATASKPYYDWNQDLVGTQNAVDEQDLSQLVTRYGGRP, encoded by the coding sequence TTGCACAAGCGAAGACGAGTCGTCGTCTCCATGGCTGTTGGTGCTGGAGTCCTGGCGCTGGCGGCTCCCACGTCCGTCCGCGCGTACCGCGTATGGGCCGAGGAGCAGCGCCGCCTGCGCTTCGAAGACTTCATGCAGCAGCCCGGTGAGGATGCACCCCCGCAGCTGAAGGCCGACGTGGAGGAGGAGCTGTTCGAGGACGGCGACTACCACGAAGAAGAAATCGATGACGCCTTTGCCCGCTGGATGGCGCACAAGGCCCAGTGGGGCATCCCCACCAAGCAGGACTCGGACACGCTCTTGGCCGAGGCCCGCGCCGAGGCCGCGCGCTGGCCGGACCGGATGCCCCGCGCGCCGGGCCAGAAGAGCCTCGCCCAGAGCGCCAACGCCTGGGTGAACCTGGGCCCCACCGACGCGTTCTTCCAGTTCAACGGCACGCGCTACACGCAGGTGGACTCCGGCCGTCTCACCAACATCGCCGTGGACCCGCGCAACCAGAACGTCGCGTACGTCTCCACCTCCGGCGGCGGCGTGTGGAAGACGTTCGACCTCTTCTCGCCGGACCCCACGTGGCACCCGCTGACGGAGACGCTGGGCAACCTGGCCGTGGGCGACATGGACATGGACCCCCGGAACCCGGACACGCTGTACCTGGGCCTGGGTGACTTCGTGGACCTGGTCGGCGGCCAGGTGGTGAAGACCACCAACGGCGGCGCGAGCTGGGAGGCGCCGGTGTCGCTGTCCGGCACGTACCCGGTCGGCTCGGGCGGCCTGACGGTGCGCCCGCTGCGCATCCGCGCCCTCAAGGTGGACCCGAACGCGCCCAACATCATCCTCGTCGGCACGGAGGCGGGCCTGTACCGCTCCACCGACTCGGGCGCGTCCTTCCAGTTGTTGGATTTGCCCAACGTGGGCACGCAGACGCCTGACACTGTCTGGACCATCGCCTACACCGGCCAGGTGGGCGGCGTGAGCCGCTGGGCCCTCAGCGGCACGGCCTACGCGAGCCCCACCGCGGCGGCCCCCACGGCATCCACGGCGGTGCAGGGCGACATCTGGGTGAGCACGGACGCGGGCCTGACCTGGTCCTCGCGCATGGCGGCCAACGCGCTGCCGGACAACAACACGACCTCCGGCGCCACGCTCCCGGACATCAGCCGCGTGGCGCTCGCCGCGGGCACGCCTCCCGCGGACCCGTCGCACACGGTATTGTTCGCGTTGACGGGTCGGCGCACCAGTACTCTGGCCGGCGGAGGCATCTGGCGCTCCACGGACGCGGGCAACACGTGGCAGGACGTCTCCGGCGACGGCAAGGGGGAAGGCTCGCCGCGCAACCCCACCTTCGCGTCCTCGAGCGCACGCTGCATCAGCGTCAACGTGCACGGCGCCCAGGCCTACTACAACGCCACCATTGCGGTGGACCCGGGTGACAACAACCGGGTCATTCTCGGCGGCACCTACTGCGGCCTGCGCACCATCAACGGCATGGACGGGCAGCCCACGTGGGAGCTGGTGTCGCACTGGCTCCCGACGTCCACCACCAACGCCACCACGGATGAGGGCGTCCTGCCGTACGTCCACGCGGACTGGCACGTCACGCAGGTGCTGCGCACGCCCACCGGCTACATGGTGATGGTGGGCAGCGACGGTGGCCTCTTCACGTCCACCGACGTCTTCTCGCCGGGGAAAATCAATCAGGAGACGGTGCACTGGCGCTTCCCCAACCGGGGCTTGGTGACGCACCTGATGTACAACGTCGCGTCGGGTGACCCGGCCACGGGCAACCCGTTCGTCGCCTTCGCGGGCCTGCAGGACAACGGCACGCGCATGCGCGACTCGGCGGGCTCCTCCACCACCTTCAACCAGGTCATCGGCGGCGACGGCATCGGCGTGGCCGCGTCCCGCGTGGGCGAGGACAGCATGTATTGGGGCTCGGTGCAGAACAGTTCCACGCGCTGGTGCGACCCGGACACGGCGGGCAACAATGGCTGCAACCTGGGTGTGGGCAACGTGTGGCGCACGCTGGCGCCGCCCATTGGCGCGGCCGCGGGAGGCTGCGCCGGTGACGGCGTGACGTTCCTCACCAAGGTGCGGGCCATCAACACCGGCAACAAGCCGGCGGCCATCCAGGGCACCACCTTCGGCGTCTTCCGCCTGGTGGGCACGCCGAGCGGCACGGACGTGCGCCAGTGGCAGCACCTGGGCGCGTGCATCACCTCCAACCAGGTGCGTGCCCTGGGTGTCTCGGCCACGGTGGACGGCCTGTACGGCGTCGCGGCCTCGGGCGGGCGCTTCCGCATCATGTCCGACTGCACGCTGGACACGCCAGCCGCGCAGTGCACGTGGACGCAGACCAACCTCATGGCCGTGGACGTCAACGGCAACGGCACCATCGAAACCAACGAGGTGCCCACCTTCACGAGCAGCGTGGACTTCCCGCCCAACCACACCGGCATCACCCCGGGCGACATGTTCGTGGGTGCCAGCGTGGCGCCGGCCGGCACGCTCCTGCCCGGTGTCGGTCGCGTGTTCCTGACGCGCAACCGCGGCAGCACGTGGCAGAACATCACCGGCGACCTGCCGGACGTGCCGGTTCAGGTGGTGCGCTTCGACCCGTCGGACGACACCAACCAGACGCTCTTCGCGGGTACGGACCTGGGCGTGTACCGGACCACCAACCAGGGCGCGACGTGGGAGCGCTACGGCGTGGGCCTGCCGCTGGTGCGGGTGATGGACATGTACATCGGCCGCACGGGCGGCCTGCTGCGCATCGCCACCTTCGGGCGCGGCATGTGGGAAATCTACCCGTCCGCCACCGCCGAGCGCGGCGTAGCCGGCAACGGCGACTTCGACCGCAACGGGCAGCTCGACTTCGTGGACCTGCTCGCCACGGCCAGCCGCCTGGGCACCACCCTGGCCACCGCCTCCAAGCCCTACTACGACTGGAACCAGGACCTCGTCGGCACCCAGAACGCGGTGGACGAGCAGGACCTGAGCCAGCTCGTCACTCGCTACGGAGGGCGGCCGTGA
- the ychF gene encoding redox-regulated ATPase YchF — MALSIGIVGLPNVGKSTLFNALSAAGAQAANYPFCTIEPNVGVVPVPDDRLDKLTALIKPLKKVPTSIEFVDIAGLVRGASKGEGLGNQFLGNIRQVNAVLHVLRCFEDDNVTHVEGGVNPVRDRDVVDTELCLKDLETVEKRRERSLKNTKVGGKVGDEAKAEVALLDRIKAGLDSGTTVRAQRLTEEEQAVIRDLFLLTDKPVLYVANIGESEIGKEDANKHVQAVKEMAKKEGAEVVVLAAAMESEIQQLPEEERAGFLESAGLKEPGLHKVAREGYKLLGLWTYFTVGEQECRAWTIHKGYKAPQAAGVIHTDFERGFIKAEVMRWEDLVKLGSESAVKEKGLLRVEGKDYVVQDGDCMHFRFNV; from the coding sequence ATGGCTCTTTCCATCGGCATCGTCGGGCTCCCCAACGTGGGCAAGTCCACCCTGTTCAACGCGCTGTCCGCCGCGGGCGCGCAGGCGGCCAACTACCCCTTCTGCACCATCGAGCCCAACGTGGGCGTGGTGCCCGTGCCGGATGACCGGCTGGACAAGCTGACGGCGCTCATCAAGCCGCTCAAGAAGGTGCCCACCTCCATCGAGTTCGTGGACATCGCCGGCCTGGTGCGCGGCGCGTCCAAGGGCGAAGGCCTGGGCAACCAGTTCCTCGGCAACATCCGCCAGGTGAACGCGGTGCTGCACGTGCTGCGCTGCTTCGAGGACGACAACGTCACCCACGTCGAGGGCGGGGTGAACCCGGTGAGGGACCGGGACGTGGTCGACACGGAGCTGTGCCTCAAGGACCTGGAGACGGTGGAGAAGCGCCGCGAGCGCAGCCTGAAGAACACCAAGGTCGGCGGCAAGGTGGGCGACGAGGCGAAGGCCGAGGTCGCCCTGCTGGACCGCATCAAGGCGGGCCTGGACTCGGGCACCACGGTGCGCGCGCAGCGGCTCACGGAGGAGGAGCAGGCCGTCATCCGAGACCTCTTCCTGCTCACCGACAAGCCCGTGCTGTACGTGGCCAACATCGGCGAGTCGGAGATTGGCAAGGAGGACGCCAACAAGCACGTCCAGGCCGTGAAGGAGATGGCGAAGAAGGAGGGCGCCGAAGTCGTGGTGCTCGCCGCCGCCATGGAGTCCGAAATCCAGCAGCTGCCCGAGGAGGAGCGCGCGGGCTTCCTGGAGAGCGCGGGCCTCAAGGAGCCGGGCCTGCACAAGGTGGCGCGCGAGGGCTACAAGCTGCTGGGCCTGTGGACGTACTTCACCGTGGGCGAGCAGGAGTGCCGCGCGTGGACCATCCACAAGGGCTACAAGGCCCCGCAGGCAGCCGGCGTCATCCACACGGACTTCGAGCGCGGCTTCATCAAGGCCGAGGTCATGCGCTGGGAGGACCTAGTCAAGCTCGGCAGCGAGTCCGCCGTGAAGGAGAAGGGCCTGCTGCGCGTGGAAGGCAAGGACTACGTCGTCCAGGACGGCGACTGCATGCACTTCCGCTTCAACGTCTAG
- a CDS encoding beta strand repeat-containing protein, whose product MSQRIALGLTLLAALFATACGDDPKPQPGAATLVFRSQPGSVRAGEKLGDVEVALVDSSGNVLTDRSGTVQLSLTDAPEGAKLGGATRGVLNYGVARFTNLTVTKAATGMKLSAQLASQTAASAPFTVRPAVASSMSVTTGPTEVEAGAVLAPVAVTLHDAYGNIPEEVSTVTVSLEGGSAGVSLTGNLTAQTVNGVATFSELAVDEDGDYVLAFASGSMAPARSASFKIRPAQAVSLSFTTQPAASTVAGTALAAVKVSLLDARGKVAKKAVGTVSLELVSGNGATLGGTATTDALSGVATFETLRIEKAGSGYTLRASSGSLTAVDSSAFAIAPAAAARLAYVTAPVAATAGSAISPAVQVELLDTYGNRAASTATVDVALADNPGNATLGGTHSVAAVDGLATFANLTLDKAAQGYTLRATSEGVTPVTSEAFNVAHGTVAALAFTTQPATDTPAAESLGTIQVTASDAFGNVVTASTATVSVALGTNPGAATLGGTTQVTLSNGVASFTGLTVDKAGTGYTLSASVANVPPVTSNAFNVSEAAASVAFVAAPGNITAGVAFNPVVQVEIRDAGGNRVPSRATVSLRLANNPTSAALVGTASLAAVNGQARFTGLSMRKAGTGYTVEASAGSLPVVVSGAFNVSPAAMNQLVVTKQPPATVVAGVPMSTVVVEAADAYGNRIPTYGSSVNERISAGVDPDANPSAVGVVGTREVVPVNGVATFSDLAMTRVGSAELLFVAYNSALTALYQGSSSTITVTPGPAAAIAFDPVVAETTAGSAMSPAVQVRVTDRYGNATSGSGDVTLALAANPGHDTLQGTLTAPVTDGVATFADLVLRKAAEGYTLKARMGALTPVTSSTFAIVGAAPARVEFTAQPRSTPNGLPLNEVAVRLVDAFDNTATSVAPVTLALGNANGAVLGGTAVVNAQGGVARFGDLTVDRSGQGYVLAASSPSLVGTESSAFNVYGASLVYVDPAAGRIRLMRNPASTNTQLVLDVVAAEAVNGYGVGFNLPLDATKVRLAAQEGITAGAILSVGASAPAMAVALPLSGPLAGVLTSGISQKSAGSGAVATDTAIPVGSVLYQLRLTLAPGAEPGVVFDGANLGSGFKGLLRNKLGDDVVGSSGFGIGRLEIAADPTFTKTASR is encoded by the coding sequence TTGAGCCAGCGCATTGCTCTCGGTCTCACGCTGCTCGCGGCGCTGTTCGCCACCGCGTGCGGTGATGACCCCAAGCCCCAGCCCGGGGCCGCCACCCTCGTCTTCCGCAGCCAGCCCGGTTCGGTCCGGGCCGGTGAGAAGCTCGGAGATGTCGAGGTGGCCCTCGTCGACTCGAGCGGCAACGTCCTCACGGACCGTAGCGGCACGGTGCAGTTGTCGCTGACGGACGCGCCCGAGGGCGCGAAGCTCGGTGGCGCCACGCGCGGCGTGCTCAACTATGGCGTGGCGCGCTTCACCAACCTCACGGTGACGAAGGCCGCGACTGGCATGAAGCTGTCGGCGCAGCTGGCCTCGCAGACGGCGGCGAGCGCGCCCTTCACCGTGCGCCCGGCCGTCGCCAGCTCCATGTCCGTCACCACTGGCCCCACGGAGGTGGAGGCCGGCGCTGTGCTCGCTCCGGTGGCCGTCACGCTGCACGACGCGTACGGCAACATCCCCGAGGAGGTCTCCACGGTGACGGTGTCCCTGGAGGGCGGCTCCGCGGGAGTCTCTCTGACCGGGAACCTCACCGCGCAGACGGTGAATGGCGTGGCCACCTTCAGCGAGCTGGCCGTCGACGAGGACGGTGACTATGTGCTGGCCTTCGCCTCCGGGTCGATGGCGCCCGCGAGGTCCGCGTCCTTCAAAATCCGTCCCGCCCAGGCGGTGAGCCTGAGCTTCACCACGCAGCCGGCGGCCTCCACGGTGGCCGGCACCGCGCTGGCGGCGGTGAAGGTGTCGCTGCTGGATGCGCGTGGCAAGGTGGCGAAGAAGGCCGTGGGCACTGTCTCCCTGGAGCTGGTGTCCGGCAACGGCGCCACCCTGGGCGGCACGGCCACCACGGACGCGCTCAGTGGCGTTGCCACCTTCGAGACGCTGCGCATCGAGAAGGCGGGCTCGGGCTACACGCTGCGCGCCAGCTCCGGCTCGCTGACGGCGGTGGACTCCTCCGCGTTCGCCATTGCTCCGGCGGCGGCGGCGCGGCTGGCCTACGTGACGGCGCCTGTCGCTGCCACGGCCGGCTCGGCCATCAGCCCGGCGGTGCAGGTGGAGTTGCTGGACACGTACGGCAACCGGGCCGCCTCCACCGCGACGGTGGACGTGGCGCTGGCGGACAATCCGGGCAACGCGACGCTGGGGGGCACGCACTCGGTGGCCGCGGTGGATGGCCTGGCGACCTTCGCGAACCTGACCCTCGACAAGGCGGCGCAGGGCTACACCCTGCGGGCCACGTCCGAGGGCGTGACGCCGGTGACGAGCGAAGCGTTCAACGTGGCGCACGGGACGGTGGCGGCCCTCGCCTTCACCACCCAGCCGGCAACGGACACGCCGGCGGCTGAGTCGCTGGGCACCATCCAGGTCACCGCGAGCGACGCGTTCGGCAACGTGGTGACGGCCTCCACGGCCACCGTGAGCGTCGCACTGGGGACGAATCCCGGCGCGGCCACGCTGGGCGGCACGACGCAGGTGACGCTCTCCAACGGCGTGGCGTCCTTCACGGGGCTGACGGTGGACAAGGCGGGCACCGGCTACACGTTGTCCGCGTCGGTGGCCAACGTGCCCCCGGTGACGAGCAACGCGTTCAACGTGTCCGAGGCGGCGGCGAGCGTGGCCTTCGTGGCGGCTCCGGGGAACATCACCGCGGGCGTAGCCTTCAACCCCGTGGTGCAGGTGGAGATTCGCGACGCGGGCGGCAACCGGGTGCCCTCGCGCGCCACGGTGAGCCTGCGGCTGGCGAACAACCCGACGAGCGCAGCGCTGGTGGGCACGGCGTCGCTGGCGGCGGTGAACGGCCAAGCGCGGTTCACCGGCCTGTCGATGCGGAAGGCCGGCACGGGTTACACCGTCGAGGCCTCGGCGGGCAGTCTGCCCGTGGTGGTCAGCGGCGCGTTCAACGTGTCGCCCGCGGCGATGAACCAGCTGGTGGTGACGAAGCAGCCGCCGGCGACGGTGGTGGCCGGTGTCCCCATGAGCACCGTCGTCGTGGAGGCGGCGGACGCGTACGGCAACCGGATACCGACCTACGGCAGCAGCGTGAATGAGCGGATTTCGGCCGGCGTGGACCCCGATGCGAACCCCAGCGCCGTGGGCGTGGTGGGCACTCGCGAGGTTGTTCCCGTCAATGGCGTGGCCACCTTCTCAGACCTGGCCATGACGCGGGTGGGCAGCGCGGAGCTGCTGTTCGTGGCGTACAACTCGGCCCTGACCGCGCTGTACCAGGGCTCCTCGAGCACCATCACCGTGACTCCAGGGCCGGCGGCGGCGATTGCCTTCGACCCGGTGGTAGCGGAGACGACTGCGGGCTCGGCGATGAGCCCGGCGGTGCAGGTGCGGGTGACGGACCGGTATGGCAATGCGACGAGCGGCAGCGGTGACGTGACGCTGGCGCTGGCCGCGAACCCCGGCCACGACACGCTCCAGGGCACGCTGACGGCGCCCGTGACGGACGGCGTGGCGACCTTCGCGGACCTGGTGCTACGCAAGGCCGCGGAGGGCTACACGCTGAAGGCCCGCATGGGCGCGCTGACGCCGGTGACGAGCTCCACGTTCGCCATCGTCGGCGCCGCACCCGCGCGGGTGGAGTTCACCGCGCAGCCGCGCTCGACGCCCAATGGGCTGCCGCTGAACGAGGTGGCGGTGCGGCTGGTGGACGCGTTCGACAACACGGCGACCTCGGTGGCGCCGGTGACGCTGGCGCTGGGCAACGCGAATGGCGCGGTGCTCGGCGGCACGGCGGTGGTGAATGCGCAGGGCGGCGTGGCGCGCTTCGGGGACCTCACGGTGGACCGGAGCGGCCAGGGCTACGTGCTGGCGGCGTCGTCTCCCTCGCTGGTGGGGACGGAGTCTAGCGCGTTCAACGTGTACGGCGCGTCGTTGGTGTACGTGGATCCGGCGGCGGGCCGCATCCGGCTGATGCGCAACCCGGCGTCGACGAATACGCAGCTCGTGCTGGACGTGGTGGCCGCCGAGGCCGTGAACGGCTACGGCGTGGGCTTCAACCTGCCGCTGGACGCGACGAAGGTGCGGCTGGCGGCGCAGGAAGGCATCACCGCGGGGGCCATCCTGTCGGTGGGCGCGTCGGCTCCGGCGATGGCGGTGGCGCTGCCGCTGAGTGGTCCGCTGGCGGGCGTGCTGACCAGCGGCATCAGCCAGAAGTCTGCGGGCTCCGGCGCGGTGGCGACGGACACGGCGATTCCGGTGGGCAGCGTGCTGTACCAGCTCCGGCTGACGCTGGCGCCGGGCGCCGAGCCGGGCGTGGTGTTCGACGGCGCCAACCTGGGCAGCGGCTTCAAGGGCCTGCTGCGCAACAAGCTGGGTGATGACGTGGTCGGCAGCAGCGGCTTCGGAATCGGCAGGCTGGAGATTGCGGCCGACCCGACCTTCACGAAGACGGCGTCTCGGTAG
- a CDS encoding AtpZ/AtpI family protein: MAVKEPREDKDGDGSELGETARQMRAAQPYIGAVWKLTGGAVVGVLGGYWLDRWLGTAPWLLVGLSLVGICVGFYGFLREMARLGKQK, encoded by the coding sequence ATGGCAGTGAAGGAGCCCCGGGAAGACAAGGACGGCGACGGCAGCGAGCTGGGCGAGACGGCGCGTCAGATGAGGGCTGCGCAGCCCTACATCGGGGCGGTGTGGAAGCTGACGGGCGGGGCGGTGGTGGGGGTGTTGGGAGGCTACTGGCTGGACAGGTGGCTGGGGACGGCGCCGTGGCTGCTGGTGGGGCTGAGCCTGGTGGGGATTTGCGTGGGCTTCTACGGATTCCTCCGGGAGATGGCCCGACTGGGGAAGCAGAAGTGA
- a CDS encoding YbhB/YbcL family Raf kinase inhibitor-like protein — protein MPKPLALTSPRFKDGDIIPIAYTGEGEDLSPPLQWSNPPAGTKSLALIVEDPDAPDPQNPQMTWSHWVVYNIPPGVQALPEGANPDVLPAGARQGMNDWNRQGYGGPMPPVGRHRYYFRLYALDIVLPDLGRPTRKDLLAAMKGHILGEAELIGLYQKVHHRSSEPSAGAPY, from the coding sequence ATGCCGAAGCCCCTCGCGCTCACGTCCCCCCGCTTCAAGGATGGAGACATCATCCCCATCGCCTACACGGGCGAAGGGGAAGACCTCTCCCCTCCCTTGCAGTGGTCGAACCCGCCGGCCGGGACGAAGAGCCTGGCGCTCATCGTGGAGGACCCGGACGCGCCAGACCCGCAGAACCCCCAGATGACCTGGAGCCACTGGGTCGTCTACAACATCCCGCCCGGCGTGCAGGCCCTGCCCGAGGGCGCCAACCCGGACGTGCTCCCGGCCGGCGCGCGCCAGGGCATGAATGACTGGAACCGCCAGGGCTACGGCGGGCCCATGCCGCCGGTGGGGCGCCACCGCTACTACTTCCGGCTGTACGCGCTGGACATCGTGCTGCCCGACTTGGGCCGGCCCACGCGCAAGGACCTGCTGGCCGCGATGAAGGGCCATATCCTCGGCGAGGCGGAGCTCATCGGCCTGTACCAGAAGGTCCACCACCGCAGCTCGGAGCCGAGCGCGGGCGCGCCCTACTGA
- a CDS encoding ATP synthase F0 subunit C, whose amino-acid sequence MTNLALAFLAAGLGAGLSIIGAALGIGKLAAAAMDATGRQPAAGGDIRTTMIIAAALIEGATLFALVVCILLATKTA is encoded by the coding sequence ATGACGAACCTCGCTCTTGCCTTCCTCGCTGCCGGCCTTGGCGCCGGTCTCTCCATCATCGGCGCCGCCCTCGGCATCGGTAAGCTCGCCGCCGCCGCCATGGACGCCACGGGCCGTCAGCCGGCCGCTGGTGGCGACATCCGCACCACCATGATCATCGCGGCGGCCCTCATCGAAGGCGCCACGCTGTTCGCGCTGGTCGTCTGCATCCTGCTCGCCACCAAGACGGCCTGA